One window of Sphingobacteriales bacterium genomic DNA carries:
- the ung gene encoding uracil-DNA glycosylase gives MNITPSEKLTPKIEQSWLNVLQDEFQKPYFAEIKQHLVEERQKGIVIYPPGSLIFNAFNKTPFEKVKVVILGQDPYHGPGQAHGLCFSVPNGIDPPPSLKNIFKELKADLNVQIPKSGNLEKWAEQGVFLLNAMLTVRANEAASHQKIGWQTFTDAVISILSDKRTGLVFLLWGAFAKTKAKLIDTSKHNILQSGHPSPLSERYFFGCKHFSKTNNLLIKQGLKPIDWSL, from the coding sequence ATGAATATCACCCCTTCTGAAAAATTAACGCCCAAAATAGAACAATCATGGCTGAATGTGTTGCAGGATGAATTTCAAAAACCATACTTTGCAGAAATAAAACAACATCTAGTAGAAGAAAGACAAAAAGGAATTGTTATTTATCCTCCAGGCTCTCTCATTTTTAATGCCTTTAATAAAACTCCATTTGAAAAAGTTAAAGTAGTAATTTTAGGACAAGACCCTTATCATGGCCCGGGACAAGCTCATGGTTTATGTTTTTCTGTTCCAAATGGAATTGATCCACCACCATCTCTAAAAAACATATTTAAAGAACTTAAGGCGGATTTAAATGTACAAATTCCTAAGTCAGGAAATCTTGAAAAATGGGCGGAACAAGGAGTTTTCCTTCTTAATGCCATGCTTACTGTCAGAGCAAATGAAGCAGCCTCACATCAAAAAATTGGTTGGCAAACTTTTACAGATGCCGTAATTTCTATCCTCTCTGATAAAAGAACTGGATTAGTTTTTTTGCTATGGGGAGCATTTGCTAAAACAAAAGCAAAATTAATTGATACTTCCAAACATAATATACTGCAATCGGGCCATCCATCTCCGTTATCTGAAAGGTATTTTTTCGGCTGCAAACATTTTTCGAAAACTAATAACTTGCTGATTAAACAAGGTTTAAAACCTATTGATTGGAGCTTATAG
- a CDS encoding class I SAM-dependent methyltransferase, which produces MNWWSDYFSEVWEPLSHLIKVKRDTALECNFLEQLMVEFGHSSLLDMPSGSGRIALEMAKRGFDATGIDQNETAIEKAKLSAQKIKKNRPQFQVGDMRKMHFNRTFDTVICAYNSFGYFSEKDNADSLVCMGNALSEKGFLLLENHVLETLLPVFTPKEYWQYEDYILFEERVFDFQTSRLKGNWTLVDKKGERKQFQSSVRIYSYLELTRLLKTAGFVHFEPYGSYLGEPFEFGDDLMLLLAIKGK; this is translated from the coding sequence ATGAACTGGTGGTCCGATTACTTCAGTGAGGTTTGGGAACCTTTATCTCATTTAATCAAAGTTAAAAGAGATACGGCTTTAGAGTGTAATTTTTTAGAGCAATTAATGGTCGAGTTTGGCCATTCTTCTTTGCTTGATATGCCTTCTGGTTCTGGTCGAATAGCTTTAGAAATGGCAAAGCGAGGATTTGATGCAACAGGAATAGACCAGAATGAAACTGCGATAGAAAAAGCAAAACTCAGTGCACAAAAAATTAAAAAAAACAGACCTCAGTTTCAAGTTGGGGATATGCGAAAAATGCACTTTAACCGCACTTTTGATACTGTGATCTGCGCCTATAACAGTTTTGGTTATTTTTCAGAAAAAGATAATGCAGATTCATTGGTTTGCATGGGTAATGCTTTATCTGAAAAAGGATTTTTATTGCTTGAAAACCATGTTTTGGAAACATTATTGCCTGTTTTTACACCAAAAGAATATTGGCAATATGAAGATTATATTTTGTTTGAAGAACGAGTCTTTGATTTTCAAACCAGCCGGTTAAAAGGCAACTGGACGTTAGTTGATAAAAAAGGGGAAAGAAAACAATTTCAAAGTAGTGTGAGGATTTATAGTTACCTTGAACTGACCAGGCTCCTGAAAACGGCAGGATTTGTTCATTTTGAACCCTATGGTTCTTATTTGGGAGAGCCATTTGAATTTGGAGACGATTTAATGCTTTTATTGGCAATTAAAGGAAAATAA
- a CDS encoding NAD(P)H-hydrate dehydratase has translation MKILSSHQIRTADSFTIEKEPIESSDLMERSACSLANSFVKLFPAPEPVVIFCTTGNNGGDGLCLARLLHQRGYTIRVVVLQISGFKPSEDFKLNEYRLKKLPVAIFYPKKATDFPNLPDNNIVVDALFGSGLNRPIAGLAGAAVDFINLSQCRIVAIDLPSGLYADKATPPQSKVVCANYSLSFELPKLAFLLPDNEHFVGKWQTIPIGLDASILEATITYNYYVGSEEAKSLVKTPSKFIHKGNRGHVLLIAGMYGKMGACVLSAKAILKAGAGLLSVFAPESWYEIIQTAFPEAMFLPSNNSESIEKFPGQELLNNEKGLPKFQSIAIGPGIGVDKHRAKTFKIWLQTLKQPLVLDADALNMIGLDTLLEFVPKNSILTPHIKEFERMAGKTINGFERLEKLRKLSEQNQIYMVLKGAHTAIACPDGNCFFNSTGNPAMATAGSGDVLTGFIAGLLAQGYTSKESAILGVYLHGLAGDRANKAFRHSITASDIIQHFGLIVD, from the coding sequence ATGAAAATATTATCTTCCCACCAAATCAGGACAGCAGATTCCTTTACCATCGAAAAAGAACCAATAGAATCTTCCGATTTAATGGAAAGATCTGCATGTTCTTTAGCAAATAGTTTTGTCAAATTGTTTCCTGCTCCTGAACCGGTTGTGATATTTTGTACTACCGGAAATAATGGTGGAGACGGACTTTGTCTTGCAAGACTTTTACATCAAAGAGGGTACACAATTCGTGTTGTAGTTTTACAAATATCCGGGTTTAAACCATCAGAAGATTTCAAATTAAATGAGTACCGCCTGAAAAAACTACCAGTGGCTATTTTTTACCCCAAAAAAGCAACTGATTTTCCCAATTTACCTGATAATAACATAGTTGTAGATGCTTTGTTTGGCTCTGGATTGAACCGACCTATAGCAGGATTGGCAGGAGCCGCAGTTGATTTTATCAACTTAAGCCAATGTAGAATTGTAGCTATTGATCTTCCTTCGGGTTTGTATGCTGACAAAGCTACTCCTCCTCAATCGAAAGTGGTTTGTGCCAATTATAGCTTGAGTTTTGAATTGCCGAAACTCGCTTTCCTGCTTCCGGACAATGAACATTTTGTGGGAAAATGGCAGACAATTCCAATTGGTTTAGATGCTTCAATCTTAGAAGCTACTATCACTTACAACTATTATGTTGGCTCCGAAGAAGCAAAATCTTTAGTTAAAACGCCATCAAAATTTATTCACAAAGGCAATAGAGGTCATGTTTTACTAATAGCAGGCATGTACGGAAAAATGGGTGCTTGTGTACTTTCTGCCAAGGCTATACTAAAAGCAGGAGCTGGATTATTGAGTGTATTTGCTCCTGAATCCTGGTATGAAATTATTCAAACAGCTTTTCCAGAGGCCATGTTTTTACCTTCGAACAATTCTGAAAGCATCGAAAAATTTCCTGGACAAGAGTTGCTCAACAACGAAAAAGGCCTTCCAAAATTCCAAAGTATAGCAATTGGTCCCGGTATAGGTGTTGACAAACATCGGGCTAAAACCTTTAAAATCTGGTTGCAGACCCTGAAACAGCCTTTGGTTTTGGATGCTGATGCCCTGAATATGATAGGTCTTGATACTTTGCTAGAGTTTGTACCTAAAAACAGCATTCTTACTCCACATATCAAAGAGTTTGAACGTATGGCAGGAAAAACAATAAACGGATTTGAACGTCTTGAAAAACTTCGCAAACTTTCAGAACAAAACCAAATATATATGGTACTAAAAGGCGCACATACTGCAATTGCCTGCCCCGATGGAAATTGTTTTTTTAATTCTACCGGAAATCCTGCAATGGCAACTGCAGGAAGCGGAGATGTTTTAACCGGGTTCATTGCCGGTTTGTTGGCACAAGGATACACTTCAAAAGAAAGCGCAATATTGGGTGTTTATCTTCATGGTCTTGCCGGAGATAGGGCAAATAAAGCATTTCGGCATTCTATTACTGCGTCCGACATAATCCAACATTTCGGACTTATAGTGGATTAA
- a CDS encoding glycosyltransferase, whose amino-acid sequence MSPKRNAERKEIQPSVSQIQTDFGCIITAYQNFTLTLPAVEALLKQNYPHYTIYLVADDCNLNEISNHKLENEKLKVLIPEKSLHSKVMSIRYAILQFIRPHTFTVIFDADNLAAENFLSVLNSKLQEGYKAVQGRRVAKNLDTIYACADALGEIYKNYIERYVPYLLGSSSTIAGSGMAIDTNILSEFLNSPAINRLLQSQSVIVAEDKMLQYHLLSNNFKIAFARNALVYDEKITTATQVKRQRTRWLYAYFENIPKSISLIFSGIINLNPNRLIFGLFSFLPPMFILLLGAIILALFDLLFTWPFMSLFQTAAISIFTGNIFWVLYLSKAPSRVWQAIWILPYFVFNQLLALLQVKRAKKNFMVTQHSKKVSLEEMEQDSR is encoded by the coding sequence TTGTCTCCCAAAAGAAATGCTGAAAGAAAAGAAATTCAACCATCTGTTTCGCAAATTCAAACCGATTTCGGCTGTATTATAACGGCGTATCAGAATTTTACATTGACGTTGCCGGCTGTTGAGGCATTATTAAAACAAAATTACCCTCATTACACCATTTATTTAGTTGCTGACGATTGCAATTTGAATGAAATAAGTAATCACAAACTCGAAAATGAGAAGTTGAAAGTGCTAATTCCGGAAAAAAGTCTTCATTCGAAGGTTATGTCTATCAGGTATGCGATTCTTCAGTTTATTCGACCGCATACATTTACAGTCATTTTTGATGCCGATAATTTGGCAGCCGAAAATTTTTTATCTGTTTTGAATAGCAAACTACAAGAAGGGTATAAAGCAGTGCAGGGTAGGAGAGTAGCCAAAAACCTGGATACTATATATGCCTGTGCTGATGCTTTAGGAGAAATTTATAAAAACTATATCGAACGATATGTCCCTTATTTGTTGGGGTCATCTTCTACAATAGCCGGTTCAGGAATGGCGATTGATACAAATATTCTTTCCGAGTTTTTAAATAGTCCAGCCATAAATCGTTTGTTACAATCACAAAGTGTCATAGTAGCCGAAGATAAAATGTTGCAATATCACCTTTTGTCAAACAATTTCAAAATTGCATTTGCCCGGAATGCTTTAGTTTATGATGAGAAAATAACTACCGCAACTCAGGTAAAACGACAACGAACGCGGTGGTTATATGCATATTTTGAAAACATACCAAAATCAATATCGCTTATATTTTCGGGGATCATTAATTTAAACCCAAACCGCTTAATTTTCGGTTTGTTCTCTTTTTTGCCACCCATGTTTATTTTATTATTAGGAGCTATAATTTTAGCCCTTTTTGATTTGTTATTTACTTGGCCTTTTATGTCCTTGTTTCAAACTGCGGCCATCTCAATTTTTACAGGTAATATTTTTTGGGTTCTGTATCTAAGCAAAGCACCGAGTCGGGTTTGGCAGGCGATTTGGATTTTACCTTACTTTGTATTCAATCAATTACTAGCTTTGTTACAGGTGAAACGAGCCAAAAAAAATTTCATGGTCACTCAACATAGCAAAAAAGTATCACTCGAAGAAATGGAACAAGATAGCAGATAA
- a CDS encoding glycosyltransferase family 2 protein, which translates to MKEPLVSIITVNFNQTLLTCQLLSSVEKLEYSNIEVIVVDNGSLENPSKHIEEMYPSVNVIRSEVNYGFAGGNNLGLRASKGDYLFFVNNDTELNKDCIGKLLEVFEKNLKVGVVSPKINFYQSPEFQKQSLIQYAGYTRLHPITARNHTIGEFEIDTGQYNQAVQTFYAHGAAMMVKREVIERVGEMPELYFLYYEELDWCEQIRKAGFEIMVEPNAVIYHKESMSVGKESPVKTYYLTRNRILFMRRNSFPLNFGLFIIYFALVIFPKTVLIFLLQRQTSYLKSFFAAIYWHFKHIDNNNLPSLASKQVAV; encoded by the coding sequence ATGAAAGAGCCTTTAGTTTCAATAATCACTGTAAATTTTAACCAAACACTGCTTACCTGCCAATTACTATCATCTGTTGAAAAATTGGAGTATAGCAACATTGAAGTTATAGTTGTGGACAATGGGTCTTTGGAAAATCCCTCCAAACACATTGAGGAAATGTATCCATCTGTTAATGTAATCAGAAGTGAAGTAAATTATGGTTTTGCAGGCGGCAACAATTTGGGGTTAAGAGCTTCTAAAGGAGACTACTTGTTTTTTGTCAACAATGATACAGAACTCAATAAGGACTGTATCGGAAAATTGTTGGAAGTATTTGAGAAAAACTTAAAAGTTGGAGTAGTTAGCCCCAAAATTAACTTTTACCAATCCCCCGAATTTCAAAAACAATCTTTGATACAATATGCAGGCTATACTCGTTTGCATCCGATTACTGCGAGAAACCATACAATTGGAGAATTTGAAATTGACACCGGTCAATACAACCAAGCCGTTCAAACATTTTATGCACATGGGGCTGCTATGATGGTTAAAAGGGAAGTGATTGAAAGGGTTGGAGAAATGCCGGAACTATATTTTTTATATTACGAAGAACTGGATTGGTGCGAACAAATTCGAAAGGCCGGATTTGAAATTATGGTTGAACCGAATGCAGTGATTTATCATAAAGAATCGATGTCTGTTGGTAAAGAAAGCCCAGTTAAGACTTACTACCTTACCCGTAACCGCATTTTGTTTATGCGTCGCAATTCTTTTCCTTTAAATTTTGGACTTTTCATAATTTATTTTGCACTTGTGATTTTTCCAAAAACCGTATTGATTTTTTTGTTGCAACGGCAAACTTCCTATTTAAAGTCATTTTTTGCTGCCATTTACTGGCATTTTAAACATATAGATAACAACAACCTGCCTTCTTTAGCCTCAAAACAAGTTGCTGTTTAA
- a CDS encoding sugar transferase, which translates to MASTSFVDDCYIYPLDWNEIDDRITWLKQIKPVRYLLKTDNDVLFTGRIPFFKRFFDVCFAFSALLFFAPIMSLIALAIKIESRGPVFYKSKRAGTGYQVFDFFKFRSMTISAESELTKLQHLNQYNQNNTSVSNEAETTFVKINNDPRVTKVGWFIRKTSLDELPQLFNVLKGDMSIVGNRPLPLYEAEQLTKDVWSKRFLAPAGITGLWQITKRGNSEMSAIERIELDNMYAEKCSFWFDIKIILLTLPAMLQKEAV; encoded by the coding sequence ATGGCAAGCACTTCTTTTGTGGATGATTGCTATATTTATCCATTAGATTGGAATGAAATTGATGACAGAATTACTTGGTTGAAACAAATTAAACCTGTTAGGTATTTATTGAAAACAGACAATGATGTACTTTTTACCGGAAGGATTCCTTTTTTTAAAAGATTTTTTGATGTCTGTTTTGCTTTTTCAGCCCTGTTGTTTTTTGCACCAATCATGTCATTAATTGCCTTGGCAATAAAAATAGAGTCCCGAGGCCCAGTTTTTTACAAATCTAAACGTGCCGGAACCGGTTATCAAGTTTTTGATTTTTTTAAGTTTCGATCTATGACAATTAGTGCTGAGTCTGAACTGACAAAACTTCAACATCTCAATCAATACAACCAAAATAATACTTCTGTTTCAAATGAGGCAGAAACCACATTTGTAAAAATAAACAATGATCCTCGAGTAACGAAAGTTGGATGGTTTATAAGAAAAACGAGTTTGGATGAATTGCCCCAACTCTTCAATGTATTAAAGGGCGATATGTCAATTGTTGGTAACCGCCCATTACCATTATATGAAGCAGAACAACTTACCAAAGATGTATGGTCAAAGCGGTTTTTAGCTCCTGCAGGTATTACCGGTTTGTGGCAGATCACTAAAAGAGGTAATTCAGAAATGTCAGCTATTGAGCGTATTGAACTTGATAATATGTATGCCGAAAAGTGCAGTTTTTGGTTCGATATAAAAATCATTTTATTGACCTTGCCCGCTATGCTACAAAAAGAAGCGGTCTAA
- a CDS encoding response regulator, translating to MKRKTILVVDDDKSTRTLLNCMLNKQFDVTTRKDGMEGMVWLDFGNLPDLILMDIDMPHFNGFDFLDNLRKSGFYRSIPVVALSGTDKLGEVDRFFKLGGNAFLKKPFNPSELFSTLNKHIALN from the coding sequence ATGAAACGCAAAACAATTTTGGTCGTTGATGACGACAAAAGTACACGGACTCTATTAAACTGTATGTTAAACAAACAATTTGACGTAACCACACGCAAAGATGGTATGGAGGGAATGGTTTGGTTAGATTTTGGCAATCTTCCTGATTTAATTTTGATGGACATTGATATGCCACATTTTAATGGGTTTGATTTTTTAGACAACCTCAGAAAAAGCGGTTTTTATCGTTCAATTCCAGTAGTGGCTTTATCAGGAACTGATAAACTTGGTGAAGTAGATCGGTTTTTTAAATTGGGTGGAAACGCTTTTTTAAAAAAACCATTCAATCCTTCTGAACTTTTTTCTACCCTAAACAAACACATTGCCTTGAATTAA